In bacterium YEK0313, one genomic interval encodes:
- the yfkM gene encoding General stress protein 18 — MAKILMITGDFTEDYETMVPFQTLLATGHSVDAVCPGKRAGESVKTAIHDFEGDQTYSEKPGHNFTLNADFEAADPSRYDALVIPGGRAPEYLRMNPAVIAKVRHFFDANKPVAAICHGAQLLAAAGVLKGRTCSAYPACAYEVTASGGTFADIAVTEAVTDGNLVTAPAWPAHPAWLKQFLAIL; from the coding sequence ATGGCGAAGATCCTGATGATCACGGGCGACTTCACCGAGGACTACGAGACCATGGTGCCCTTCCAGACGCTGCTGGCGACCGGCCACAGCGTCGATGCGGTCTGCCCCGGCAAGAGGGCGGGCGAGAGCGTCAAGACCGCGATCCACGATTTCGAGGGCGACCAGACCTATTCGGAGAAGCCGGGCCACAATTTCACGCTGAATGCGGATTTCGAGGCTGCCGATCCGTCCCGTTACGACGCGCTCGTCATTCCGGGCGGCCGCGCGCCGGAATATCTCAGGATGAACCCGGCGGTCATCGCGAAGGTCCGCCACTTCTTCGACGCCAATAAGCCTGTCGCGGCGATCTGCCACGGCGCGCAGCTGCTGGCGGCCGCCGGCGTGCTGAAGGGGCGGACCTGCTCGGCCTATCCGGCCTGCGCCTACGAGGTGACGGCCTCCGGCGGCACCTTCGCCGACATTGCCGTGACAGAGGCGGTCACCGATGGCAACCTGGTGACCGCGCCGGCCTGGCCCGCCCATCCGGCCTGGCTGAAGCAGTTCCTGGCGATCCTCTGA
- the aadR gene encoding Transcriptional activatory protein AadR encodes MVTTGNGPDCWEPATVEDLLTIKACAHHGAVSYCETCEVRSLAVCAAMAPHELRELDAIVRQVSHAPKTTFVRQDEEAQSVFSVTKGMVRLYKMLSDGRRQVIGFAMPGDFLGLALHNRYGFSADAVDEVTLCRFARVDFDRLVTEKPHFLLRLHEFATHELVIAQEQMTLIGRRSAEERIAAFLVAMRERWTRVRGASVTIELPMQRIDIADFLGLTIETVSRTLTKLARDKVILIVPDAVRVLDEARLQSLARA; translated from the coding sequence ATGGTGACGACCGGCAACGGACCTGATTGCTGGGAGCCGGCCACGGTGGAAGACCTGCTGACGATCAAGGCGTGCGCCCATCACGGCGCGGTCAGCTATTGCGAGACGTGCGAGGTGCGGTCGCTGGCCGTGTGCGCCGCCATGGCCCCGCACGAGCTGCGCGAGCTCGACGCCATCGTGCGGCAGGTGAGCCATGCGCCCAAGACCACCTTCGTGCGCCAGGACGAGGAGGCGCAGTCGGTCTTTTCCGTCACCAAGGGCATGGTCCGGCTCTACAAGATGCTGTCCGACGGCCGGCGCCAGGTGATCGGTTTCGCCATGCCCGGCGACTTTCTCGGGCTCGCCCTGCACAACCGCTACGGCTTTTCGGCCGATGCGGTGGACGAGGTCACGCTCTGCCGCTTCGCGCGCGTTGATTTCGACCGGCTGGTGACCGAGAAGCCGCATTTTCTCCTGCGCCTGCACGAATTCGCGACCCACGAGCTGGTCATCGCCCAGGAGCAGATGACGCTGATCGGGCGCCGCTCGGCGGAGGAGCGCATCGCCGCCTTCCTCGTCGCCATGCGCGAACGCTGGACCCGGGTCAGGGGTGCCTCGGTCACCATCGAGCTGCCCATGCAGCGCATCGACATCGCCGATTTTCTCGGCCTGACCATCGAGACGGTGAGCCGGACCCTGACCAAGCTCGCCCGCGACAAGGTCATCCTGATCGTGCCCGACGCCGTGCGCGTGCTGGACGAGGCGCGCCTGCAGAGCCTTGCCCGCGCCTGA
- a CDS encoding Cytochrome oxidase maturation protein cbb3-type yields the protein MDVLVFLVPLALGLGLLGLAAFLWALGNGQYEDLDGAAWRAIMDEDGDMAGADAPAAGQPARGAGATAFSKPMAPGLK from the coding sequence ATGGATGTCCTGGTGTTCCTGGTGCCGCTCGCGCTCGGTCTTGGCCTGCTCGGCCTCGCCGCCTTCCTCTGGGCGCTCGGCAACGGCCAGTATGAGGATCTCGACGGCGCGGCCTGGCGCGCGATCATGGACGAGGACGGCGATATGGCGGGGGCCGATGCGCCGGCCGCGGGTCAGCCGGCGAGGGGCGCCGGCGCCACGGCCTTCTCGAAACCGATGGCGCCTGGTCTGAAGTGA
- the copA_2 gene encoding putative copper-importing P-type ATPase A produces MSMVLSVAEARGRSGAAAVPGTRDAGAGETDLSLFVQPLADGRARIDLAVDGITCAACMPIIESGLLCEPGIVGARVNLTQRRLTVEWQEAMLGPARIVGLLARLGFRAYPFDPRLAEGAELRETRLLLRCLGVAGFAMMNIMLLSVSVWSGNVTDITPEQRDFFHWLSALIAVPAVAYSGRPFFRSALAALKARQLNMDVPISLGVLLAVGMSLAETWRHASHAYFDSAVMLLFFLLTGRYLEALMRRKAHAVASHIAALKAETAVKLIDGRLQDVPIAAILPGDLVLVRSGERIGVDGVVVQGGSTVDQSLVTGETLAAAVGPGTAVYAGTLNGAGSLTIRVSAAAKGTLLDEVTRLVDGAMQARSRYLRLADRAARFYSPVVRVAALATFIAWLAAGAAWQSALIIAITVLIITCPCALGLAIPAVQVVASGVLFRANVLLQSGDALERLAEADTVVFDKTGTLTLPAAGLIDAGHVPDAALALAGRLALGSSHPLARALAVATGADVPLDGIEEVSGQGVMAVVDGHTVRLGSPAFCGAAREAEAVLARHPEASVIAFSHGEGRHALAIGQVLRPDARAVVAQLQQRGLAVEILSGDRPEAVRAVAAALGVAAFAGGLKPADKIARLDRLKRAGRRVLMVGDGLNDAPALASAHVSLSPVTAVQLTQAAADAVFLGDRLAPVANALAVARRARALMGQNLWLAALYNLVAVPIAMAGFVTPLIAALAMSGSSILVTANALRARRAV; encoded by the coding sequence ATGAGCATGGTCCTGTCCGTTGCCGAGGCGCGCGGCCGGTCCGGCGCCGCTGCGGTGCCCGGCACCCGGGATGCCGGAGCCGGCGAAACCGACCTTTCGCTGTTCGTCCAGCCCCTGGCCGATGGCCGCGCGCGCATCGATCTCGCGGTGGACGGCATCACCTGCGCCGCCTGCATGCCGATCATCGAGTCCGGATTGCTGTGCGAGCCGGGCATCGTCGGCGCGCGCGTCAATCTCACCCAGCGGCGCCTGACGGTGGAATGGCAGGAGGCCATGCTCGGACCGGCACGGATCGTCGGCCTCCTCGCCCGGCTCGGCTTCCGTGCCTATCCGTTCGACCCGCGGCTCGCCGAGGGCGCGGAACTGCGGGAGACGCGGCTCCTGCTGCGCTGCCTCGGCGTCGCCGGCTTCGCGATGATGAACATCATGCTGCTCTCGGTGTCGGTATGGTCGGGCAATGTCACCGACATCACACCGGAGCAGCGCGACTTCTTCCACTGGCTCTCCGCGTTGATCGCCGTGCCGGCGGTCGCCTATTCCGGCCGGCCGTTCTTCCGCTCGGCGCTGGCCGCGCTCAAGGCGCGCCAGCTCAACATGGACGTGCCGATTTCGCTCGGCGTGCTGCTGGCGGTCGGCATGTCGCTGGCGGAAACCTGGCGGCACGCCAGCCACGCTTATTTCGACAGCGCGGTCATGCTGCTGTTCTTCCTCCTGACCGGCCGCTACCTGGAAGCGCTGATGCGGCGCAAGGCCCATGCGGTCGCGAGCCATATCGCGGCGCTCAAGGCCGAAACGGCGGTCAAGCTCATCGACGGGCGGCTGCAGGACGTGCCGATTGCCGCGATCCTGCCGGGCGACCTCGTCCTGGTCAGGTCGGGCGAGCGGATCGGCGTCGACGGCGTCGTCGTCCAGGGCGGATCGACGGTCGACCAGAGCCTCGTCACCGGCGAGACCCTGGCGGCGGCGGTCGGCCCGGGCACCGCCGTCTATGCCGGTACGCTCAACGGCGCCGGGAGCCTGACGATCCGGGTCTCGGCGGCCGCCAAGGGAACCCTGCTCGACGAGGTGACGCGGCTGGTCGACGGCGCGATGCAGGCACGCTCGCGCTATCTGAGGCTGGCCGACCGCGCGGCGCGGTTCTATTCGCCGGTCGTGCGTGTCGCGGCGCTCGCAACCTTCATCGCCTGGCTCGCGGCCGGGGCGGCCTGGCAGTCCGCGCTGATCATCGCGATCACGGTGCTGATCATCACCTGCCCCTGTGCGCTCGGGCTGGCGATCCCGGCCGTGCAGGTGGTCGCCTCCGGCGTGCTGTTCCGTGCCAATGTGCTGCTTCAGTCGGGCGATGCGCTGGAGCGGCTCGCCGAAGCCGACACGGTGGTCTTCGACAAGACCGGCACCTTGACGCTGCCGGCCGCCGGCCTGATCGACGCGGGCCATGTGCCGGACGCGGCGCTCGCCCTGGCTGGCCGGCTGGCGCTCGGCTCCAGCCATCCCCTGGCCCGCGCGCTGGCCGTCGCGACCGGTGCCGACGTGCCGCTCGACGGGATCGAGGAAGTGTCGGGGCAGGGCGTCATGGCCGTCGTCGACGGCCACACGGTCCGGCTCGGCAGCCCGGCCTTCTGCGGTGCGGCGCGCGAGGCCGAAGCCGTGCTGGCGCGCCACCCGGAAGCCTCAGTGATCGCTTTCTCCCACGGCGAGGGGCGGCATGCCCTGGCCATCGGCCAGGTCCTGCGCCCGGATGCCCGGGCCGTGGTGGCACAGCTGCAGCAGCGGGGCCTTGCCGTCGAGATCCTGTCCGGCGACCGGCCCGAGGCGGTGCGTGCCGTCGCGGCGGCGCTCGGCGTCGCGGCTTTCGCCGGCGGCCTGAAGCCGGCCGACAAGATCGCGCGGCTCGATCGGCTGAAACGGGCGGGGCGGCGCGTGCTGATGGTTGGCGACGGCCTCAACGACGCGCCGGCGCTGGCGAGCGCCCATGTGTCGCTGTCGCCGGTCACGGCCGTGCAGCTGACTCAGGCCGCGGCGGATGCGGTCTTCCTCGGCGATCGGTTGGCGCCGGTCGCCAACGCGTTGGCGGTCGCCCGCCGGGCGCGGGCGCTGATGGGCCAGAATCTCTGGCTTGCGGCGCTCTACAACCTCGTTGCCGTGCCGATCGCCATGGCCGGCTTCGTCACGCCGCTGATCGCCGCGCTCGCCATGTCCGGCTCGTCGATCCTGGTCACCGCCAATGCCCTGCGCGCCCGGCGTGCCGTCTGA
- a CDS encoding FixH → MPALDLTLRDAGGRPLAASDVAARLVRPLEPRADRSFVLAAAGEGRLAGTAADVARGAYDLVIEARDGGRLVFRSRDRVVLP, encoded by the coding sequence GTGCCGGCGCTCGACCTGACCCTGCGCGATGCCGGCGGACGGCCCCTGGCGGCCTCCGACGTCGCGGCGAGGCTCGTGCGGCCGCTGGAGCCGCGCGCCGACCGGTCCTTCGTCCTGGCCGCGGCCGGGGAGGGCCGTCTTGCCGGCACAGCCGCGGATGTCGCGCGCGGCGCCTACGATCTCGTCATCGAGGCGCGTGACGGAGGCCGGCTGGTCTTCCGCTCGCGCGACCGGGTGGTCCTGCCATGA
- a CDS encoding Ubp3 associated protein Bre5, protein MRGALNPTVPSQPGPSPDDGELYAARPEIYQQSVAGRLRTIKWAILFGCLGVYYFLPFVRWYRGPNLPNQAVLVDLANNRFYFFFIEIWPQEIYYVTGLLVLAALVLFLMNAIAGRVWCGYLCPQTVWTDLFMTVERWLEGDRRERMLADKGPMTAERFLRKAAKHALWLVIAWWTGGAWVLYFADAPTLVRELATFQAPAVAYASIAVLTFTTYALAGLMREQVCLYMCPWPRIQAALTDEYALNVTYRHDRGEPRMSVKAAARAAAAGEPAGDCVDCRQCVVVCPTGVDIRAGSQMGCIQCGLCIDACNSVMTKVGRPQGLIAYDNDVNIERRAAGLDEIYPIVRVRTVLYAALIAVVGLIMLYGLWNRSFTDISVIHERNPMFVRLSDGAVRNAYTIRVLNKRSQARLFLLAVDDLPMATRVSAVGSLPSDGPWPLLEVGPDQTRDFVVHVTVPAGTALAASTLMAFRLTELGTGDVAVGQDHFVSR, encoded by the coding sequence ATGCGGGGCGCGCTCAACCCCACCGTCCCCAGCCAGCCGGGCCCGAGCCCTGATGACGGCGAGCTCTATGCCGCCCGGCCCGAGATCTATCAGCAGAGTGTCGCGGGGCGCCTGCGTACGATCAAATGGGCAATCCTGTTCGGCTGCCTCGGCGTCTATTATTTCCTGCCGTTCGTGCGCTGGTATCGCGGGCCCAACCTGCCGAACCAGGCGGTGCTCGTCGATCTCGCCAACAACCGGTTCTATTTCTTCTTCATCGAGATCTGGCCGCAGGAAATCTACTATGTCACCGGCCTTCTGGTGCTGGCCGCGCTGGTGCTGTTCCTGATGAACGCCATCGCCGGCCGGGTCTGGTGCGGCTATCTCTGTCCGCAGACGGTCTGGACCGACCTGTTCATGACCGTGGAGCGCTGGCTGGAAGGCGACCGGCGCGAGCGGATGCTGGCCGACAAGGGGCCGATGACCGCGGAGCGCTTCCTGCGCAAGGCGGCCAAGCACGCGCTCTGGCTGGTCATCGCCTGGTGGACCGGCGGCGCCTGGGTGCTCTATTTCGCCGATGCGCCGACGCTGGTCAGGGAACTCGCGACCTTCCAGGCTCCGGCCGTCGCCTATGCCTCGATCGCGGTCCTGACCTTCACGACCTATGCGCTCGCCGGGCTCATGCGCGAGCAGGTCTGCCTCTACATGTGCCCCTGGCCGCGCATCCAGGCGGCGCTGACCGACGAATATGCGCTGAACGTCACCTATCGCCACGACCGGGGCGAGCCGCGCATGTCGGTGAAGGCCGCGGCACGGGCCGCCGCCGCGGGCGAGCCGGCGGGCGACTGCGTCGACTGCCGGCAATGCGTCGTCGTCTGCCCGACCGGCGTCGACATTCGCGCGGGCTCGCAGATGGGCTGCATCCAGTGCGGCCTGTGCATCGACGCCTGCAATTCCGTGATGACCAAGGTCGGCCGGCCGCAAGGCCTGATCGCCTATGACAACGACGTCAATATCGAGCGTCGGGCCGCCGGCCTCGACGAGATCTATCCGATCGTCCGCGTCCGCACGGTGCTTTATGCCGCGCTCATCGCGGTGGTCGGCCTCATCATGCTCTACGGCCTCTGGAATCGCTCGTTCACGGACATTTCGGTGATCCACGAGCGCAACCCGATGTTCGTCCGGCTTTCGGACGGCGCCGTGCGCAACGCCTATACGATCCGCGTGCTCAACAAGCGCTCGCAGGCCCGGCTGTTCCTGCTGGCGGTCGACGATCTGCCGATGGCGACCCGGGTCAGCGCCGTCGGCAGCCTGCCGAGCGACGGGCCCTGGCCGCTCCTGGAAGTCGGGCCGGACCAGACCCGCGACTTCGTCGTGCACGTCACCGTGCCGGCCGGCACGGCGCTCGCGGCGTCGACCCTCATGGCTTTCCGCCTGACCGAGCTCGGCACCGGCGACGTCGCCGTCGGCCAGGACCATTTCGTTTCCCGCTGA
- the fixP gene encoding Cbb3-type cytochrome c oxidase subunit FixP yields MTDHSKGEFDPVSGRTTTGHEWDGIKELNSPLPRWWLYVFYATIVWSVAYWVVYPAWPLISSHTRGLFGYASRQDVEAELGALRQLRSTRSAALAATPLGDIARDPALLTFALAQGKAAFGDNCAPCHGVAATGSRGYPNLRDDAWLWGGTLEDISQTISHGIRTGDDRSRQGAMPAFGGANGLLKADEIVAVANAVRALSGLATRPGVDLDKGRALFAANCAACHGEDGRGNRELGAPNLAAPLWLYGGDEKTLIETITLGRGGVMPGWAGRLDATTVKALTVYVHSLGGGQ; encoded by the coding sequence ATGACCGACCACAGCAAGGGTGAATTCGATCCGGTCAGCGGCCGCACCACCACCGGCCATGAATGGGACGGCATCAAGGAGCTCAACTCGCCGCTGCCGCGCTGGTGGCTCTATGTCTTCTACGCGACCATCGTCTGGTCGGTCGCCTATTGGGTCGTCTATCCAGCCTGGCCGCTGATATCGAGCCATACCAGGGGCCTGTTCGGCTACGCGTCGCGCCAGGACGTGGAGGCCGAGCTCGGGGCGCTGCGCCAGTTGCGGTCGACGCGCAGCGCGGCGCTGGCCGCGACCCCGCTCGGCGATATCGCGCGTGATCCGGCGCTGCTGACCTTCGCGCTCGCCCAGGGCAAGGCTGCCTTCGGCGACAATTGTGCGCCGTGCCACGGCGTCGCGGCGACCGGCTCGCGCGGCTATCCGAACCTGCGTGACGACGCCTGGCTCTGGGGCGGCACGCTGGAGGACATCAGCCAGACCATCAGCCATGGCATCCGCACCGGGGATGATCGCTCGCGCCAGGGCGCCATGCCGGCCTTCGGCGGCGCCAATGGCCTGCTGAAGGCGGACGAGATCGTCGCGGTGGCGAATGCCGTCAGGGCGCTGTCCGGTCTCGCCACGAGACCCGGCGTCGACCTCGACAAGGGGCGTGCGCTTTTCGCGGCCAACTGCGCCGCCTGCCATGGCGAGGATGGACGCGGCAATCGCGAGCTCGGCGCGCCCAATCTCGCCGCGCCGCTCTGGCTCTACGGCGGCGACGAGAAGACGCTGATCGAGACCATCACGCTCGGCCGCGGCGGCGTCATGCCCGGCTGGGCCGGGCGGCTCGACGCGACGACGGTGAAGGCGCTGACCGTCTACGTTCATTCCCTCGGAGGGGGACAATAA
- a CDS encoding Cbb3-type cytochrome oxidase component FixQ: MHTYSLLATFAQTAGLLYFVGMFLAVAVYAFWPSNRTRFDAAARMPLSED, translated from the coding sequence ATGCACACCTATTCCCTGCTTGCGACCTTCGCCCAGACCGCCGGCCTTCTCTATTTCGTCGGCATGTTTCTCGCCGTCGCGGTCTACGCCTTCTGGCCGAGTAACCGCACCCGCTTCGATGCCGCCGCACGCATGCCGCTCAGCGAGGACTGA
- a CDS encoding Cytochrome C oxidase, mono-heme subunit/FixO, which yields MSLWNKHAIFEKNSIILTLGIVVVVAIGGLVEIAPLFYLRSTIERVEGVRPYTPLELAGRAIYVREGCYNCHSQMIRPLRDEVERYGHYSLAAESMFDKPFQWGSKRTGPDLARVGGKYSDEWHVAHLREPRSIVPQSIMPGYAFLAAAPLDVAAHAAHLATNRAAGVPYSAEQVAAAAADLRTQVNPDSPELQAFQQRYPGAAVRNFSGSTGGVVTEMDALVAYLQVLGTMVDFKSYDASANIR from the coding sequence ATGTCTCTCTGGAACAAGCACGCCATCTTCGAGAAGAACTCGATCATCCTCACTCTCGGCATCGTCGTGGTCGTCGCCATCGGCGGCCTCGTCGAGATCGCGCCGCTCTTCTACCTGCGCAGCACGATCGAGCGGGTCGAGGGGGTGAGGCCCTATACGCCGCTGGAGCTCGCCGGCCGGGCCATCTATGTCCGCGAAGGCTGCTATAACTGCCATAGCCAGATGATCCGGCCGCTGCGCGACGAGGTCGAGCGCTACGGGCACTATTCGCTGGCCGCCGAAAGCATGTTCGACAAGCCGTTCCAGTGGGGCTCGAAGCGCACCGGCCCGGACCTTGCCCGCGTCGGCGGCAAATATTCGGACGAATGGCACGTGGCGCATCTGCGCGAGCCGCGGTCGATCGTGCCGCAGTCGATCATGCCGGGCTACGCCTTTCTCGCCGCGGCGCCGCTCGACGTCGCCGCCCATGCCGCGCATCTCGCCACCAATCGTGCGGCCGGCGTGCCCTACAGCGCCGAGCAGGTCGCGGCCGCGGCGGCCGACTTGCGCACGCAGGTCAATCCGGACAGTCCCGAGCTGCAGGCGTTTCAGCAACGCTATCCCGGCGCGGCGGTCCGCAATTTCAGCGGTAGCACCGGCGGCGTGGTCACCGAGATGGACGCGCTCGTCGCCTATCTCCAGGTGCTCGGCACCATGGTCGACTTCAAGAGCTACGACGCCAGCGCCAACATCCGCTGA
- a CDS encoding hypothetical protein (Cytochrome c oxidase subunit 1 homolog, bacteroid), whose amino-acid sequence MGQAIPHKQMTVGEAFALAGFAAMALLSITVASKATEGGYAFHALLFAAASVAAVIAVGNRYLDRPGVIPETIDGRPNYAFGPVKFAVAASVFWGIAGFSIGLLIASQLAWPSLNFDLPWTNFGRMRPLHTSAVIFAFGGNVLIGSSFYVVQKTCRARLAGDLAPWFVVLGYNLFIVIAGTGYLLGITQGKEYAEPEWYADLFLTVVWVTYLMVFLATIWKRREPHIFVANWFYLAFIVTIAVLHLGNNAAVPVSLFSPKSYIVWSGVQDAMFQWWYGHNAVGFFLTAGFLAIMYYFIPKRAERPIYSYRLSIVHFWALIFLYIWAGPHHLHYTALPDWAQTLGMTFSVMLWMPSWGGMINGLMTLSGAWDKLRTDPVLRLMVVSLAFYGMSTFEGPLMSIKAVNSLSHYTDWTIGHVHSGALGWVAYVSFGAIYCLVPWLWNRRLYSLRLVDWHFWISTIGIVFYISAMWVAGIMQGLMWRAYTALGFLEYSFIETVDAMHPYYVIRALGGALFVIGALIMAYNLIMTVRAGEAEAAEPRGALVPAE is encoded by the coding sequence ATGGGGCAGGCGATACCGCACAAGCAGATGACCGTCGGCGAGGCTTTCGCGCTCGCCGGCTTCGCGGCGATGGCGCTTCTGTCCATCACCGTCGCCAGCAAGGCCACGGAGGGCGGCTATGCCTTCCATGCGCTGCTGTTCGCCGCCGCCTCGGTCGCCGCGGTCATAGCCGTCGGCAACCGCTATCTCGACCGGCCGGGGGTGATCCCCGAGACGATCGACGGACGGCCCAACTATGCGTTCGGTCCGGTCAAGTTCGCCGTCGCGGCCTCGGTGTTCTGGGGCATAGCCGGCTTCAGCATCGGCCTGCTCATCGCCTCGCAGCTCGCCTGGCCCTCACTCAATTTCGACCTGCCCTGGACCAATTTCGGCCGGATGCGGCCGCTGCACACCTCGGCGGTGATCTTCGCATTCGGCGGCAACGTGCTGATCGGCTCGTCCTTCTATGTCGTGCAGAAGACGTGCCGGGCGCGCCTCGCCGGGGATCTCGCACCCTGGTTCGTGGTGCTCGGCTACAACCTGTTCATCGTCATCGCCGGCACCGGCTATCTGCTCGGCATCACCCAGGGCAAGGAATATGCGGAGCCGGAATGGTATGCCGACCTGTTCCTGACCGTCGTCTGGGTGACCTATCTCATGGTCTTCCTCGCGACGATCTGGAAGCGGCGGGAGCCGCATATCTTCGTCGCCAACTGGTTCTATCTCGCCTTCATCGTCACCATCGCCGTCCTGCATCTCGGCAACAATGCGGCCGTGCCGGTCTCGCTGTTCTCGCCGAAGAGCTACATCGTCTGGTCGGGCGTGCAGGACGCGATGTTCCAGTGGTGGTACGGCCACAATGCCGTGGGCTTCTTCCTGACCGCCGGCTTTCTGGCGATCATGTACTACTTCATCCCCAAGCGGGCCGAGCGGCCGATCTATTCCTACCGCCTGTCGATCGTCCATTTCTGGGCGCTGATCTTCCTCTACATCTGGGCCGGGCCGCACCACCTGCACTATACGGCGCTGCCCGACTGGGCGCAGACGCTGGGCATGACCTTCTCGGTGATGCTGTGGATGCCCTCATGGGGCGGCATGATCAACGGGCTCATGACCCTGTCCGGGGCCTGGGACAAGCTGCGCACCGACCCGGTCCTGCGCCTCATGGTCGTCTCGCTCGCCTTCTACGGCATGTCGACCTTCGAAGGCCCGCTGATGTCGATCAAGGCGGTCAATTCCCTCTCGCACTATACTGACTGGACCATCGGCCACGTCCATTCGGGCGCGCTCGGGTGGGTCGCCTACGTCTCCTTCGGCGCCATCTACTGCCTGGTTCCCTGGCTGTGGAACCGCCGGCTCTATTCGCTGCGCCTGGTCGACTGGCACTTCTGGATCTCGACCATCGGCATCGTCTTCTACATCTCGGCCATGTGGGTCGCGGGCATCATGCAGGGCCTGATGTGGCGTGCCTATACCGCGCTCGGCTTCCTCGAATATTCGTTCATCGAGACCGTCGACGCCATGCATCCCTACTACGTGATCCGTGCTCTCGGCGGTGCCCTGTTCGTCATCGGCGCGCTGATCATGGCCTACAACCTGATCATGACCGTGCGCGCAGGGGAGGCTGAGGCGGCCGAACCCCGCGGCGCCCTGGTCCCGGCCGAATGA
- the hemN_2 gene encoding Oxygen-independent coproporphyrinogen-III oxidase encodes MPGRLQAPSPPLVALAGRPVPRYTSYPTAPHFHAGVDQATYRRWLGELSPCASLSVYLHVPFCAAMCAYCGCHTKVTRREQPVEQYRDRLIREIHLVAAATVARRVTHLHWGGGTPTMLGAEGLAAIVERLSLCFDLQPALDHAIELDPRQVAPGLAGDLARIGITRASLGVQDLNPHVQAAIGRIQPVETVAAAVAALRDAGLCDISFDLMYGLPGQTVGDVERSTAAALRLKPDRIALFGYAHVPWLKRHQRLIDETVLPGPVDRLGQEAAARAAIIAAGYEAIGLDHFALPGNAMAAAARAGRLRRNFQGYTTDRADALIGLGASAIGQLPQGFVQNAPDLAGYARTIDGRAFATTRGLRLTPEDRLRGAVIERLMCDLSADLDQAAGRLDADPRPLHADAAALAPLAQHGVVRFDGRSVTVPEAGRPYLRLVASAFDSHLGRAGRHSRAV; translated from the coding sequence ATGCCCGGCAGATTGCAAGCCCCTTCCCCGCCGCTGGTCGCCCTCGCCGGCCGCCCGGTGCCCCGCTACACCTCCTACCCGACCGCGCCGCATTTCCACGCCGGCGTCGACCAGGCGACCTATCGCCGCTGGCTGGGCGAACTCTCGCCCTGCGCCAGCCTGTCGGTTTATCTGCACGTACCGTTCTGCGCCGCCATGTGCGCCTATTGCGGCTGCCACACCAAGGTGACGCGGCGCGAGCAGCCGGTCGAGCAGTATCGCGACCGGCTGATCCGCGAGATCCACCTGGTCGCCGCAGCGACCGTCGCGCGCCGGGTGACGCATCTGCACTGGGGCGGCGGCACGCCGACCATGCTCGGCGCCGAGGGTCTTGCCGCCATCGTCGAGCGGCTGTCGCTGTGCTTCGACCTGCAGCCGGCCCTCGACCATGCCATCGAGCTCGACCCCCGTCAGGTCGCGCCGGGGCTTGCCGGCGATCTCGCCCGGATCGGCATCACCAGGGCGAGCCTCGGCGTCCAGGACCTCAACCCGCATGTCCAGGCGGCGATCGGCCGGATCCAGCCGGTCGAAACCGTGGCCGCGGCGGTCGCGGCACTGCGCGATGCCGGCCTGTGCGACATCAGCTTCGACCTCATGTACGGCCTGCCGGGACAGACCGTCGGCGACGTCGAGCGGTCGACCGCAGCGGCGCTGCGGCTGAAGCCCGACCGGATCGCCCTGTTCGGCTATGCCCATGTGCCCTGGCTGAAGCGGCACCAGCGGCTGATCGACGAAACCGTCCTGCCCGGCCCGGTCGACCGGCTCGGCCAGGAGGCCGCGGCGCGGGCCGCCATCATCGCCGCCGGCTACGAGGCGATCGGCCTCGACCATTTCGCGCTGCCCGGCAACGCCATGGCCGCCGCCGCACGCGCCGGCCGCCTCAGGCGCAACTTTCAGGGTTATACGACCGACCGCGCCGATGCCCTGATCGGCCTCGGCGCCTCCGCCATCGGCCAGTTGCCGCAGGGCTTCGTGCAGAACGCGCCGGATCTTGCCGGCTATGCCCGGACGATAGACGGCAGGGCCTTCGCCACGACCCGTGGGCTGCGCCTCACGCCCGAGGACCGGCTGCGCGGCGCCGTCATCGAACGGCTGATGTGTGATCTCTCCGCCGATCTCGACCAGGCCGCCGGCCGGCTCGACGCCGACCCGCGCCCGCTCCACGCCGATGCCGCGGCGCTCGCGCCGCTGGCGCAGCACGGCGTCGTGCGGTTCGACGGCCGGAGCGTCACCGTTCCGGAGGCCGGCCGGCCCTATCTGCGTCTCGTCGCCTCGGCCTTCGACAGCCATCTCGGCCGCGCCGGGCGCCATTCGCGCGCCGTCTGA